One window from the genome of Eucalyptus grandis isolate ANBG69807.140 chromosome 7, ASM1654582v1, whole genome shotgun sequence encodes:
- the LOC104429257 gene encoding caffeine synthase 1-like — MPGSYYGRLFPAHSLHFIHSSYSVHWRSQAPADLVSEFGSPLNKGHIYLARTTPKSVHEAYLDLFKRDMTLFLKSRSEELILGGRMMFTMIGRDASVNLSEDQVSNIYELLGMTISDMVQDVLLSTISVCFRDNACLLNASCELFRIRLSLFD, encoded by the exons ATGCCCGGGAGTTATTATGGGAGGTTGTTTCCGGCTCATTCTCTTCATTTCATACATTCTTCATATAGTGTCCACTGGCGCTCTCAG GCGCCCGCCGACCTTGTTAGTGAGTTTGGATCGCCCTTAAACAAAGGCCATATTTATCTGGCAAGGACAACCCCCAAGAGCGTGCACGAGGCATACTTGGACCTTTTCAAGAGGGACATGACTTTGTTCCTAAAGTCTCGTTCGGAAGAGTTAATCCTTGGAGGTCGTATGATGTTCACAATGATCGGCAGAGATGCAAGTGTCAATTTGTCCGAGGATCAAGTCTCTAATATATATGAACTGCTGGGAATGACAATAAGCGATATGGTCCAAGACGTTTTACTCTCTACAATCTCCGTGTGCTTCCGTGATAATGCGTGCCTATTGAATGCATCGTGTGAATTATTTCGCATAAGactttctttgtttgattag